The Rhodopseudomonas palustris genome window below encodes:
- a CDS encoding DUF4407 domain-containing protein — MLQRLLYFIAGVDRELIARCPPTDRIWAMQIGFSLCLSFLVVFGVSYYALGYIVGSTALRSSIAVVIALTVMMFDRALFQSDWFVQGAFWLDDDQSKKVGEGLRRSVWQFVRITARLAISLGLAWVIALFLELALFSDAISQKIDRDRVAGNRPIYEQIDKYASGLDREIAESRAQLTAIEQHQRELLAQAPLPSDSPAAADPEADRELKALAEREATVRGEVRELEATIRDQSLDMSAEQFGEKLRPTNSGRAGAGRRYELAKKQKEAAETLLQSRQAELSDIVARRERVKNDAAARLAADIAQRDDQKQDFAAKRVAIQKQVDTARANLQLLESQREAKVQRYRERTLEGAFVQQRKDSNDPLVRLTAYQALKSDPQEGQAITLFSWMIRLFVVFLEIVPVVTKIFFSPPSMYAINVQSQLKSARVAARSMTWKLAEDEPEHDRKMPEPVAPIEPAHADDRVTPIFPRFEPPETVRAPSNPTARRRWGLPVRKAKEEYPAPTNDQAIVATIPVPADINDKTEAQLADEVSGAPVAAVERVPSVEETVPASPPEEAERVVVVYNGGGMRDVGPGSHAPAETEIATPRRA; from the coding sequence ATGCTCCAACGATTGCTTTATTTCATTGCCGGCGTCGACCGGGAGCTGATCGCCCGCTGTCCGCCAACCGACCGAATTTGGGCGATGCAGATCGGCTTCTCGCTCTGCCTGTCGTTCCTGGTGGTGTTCGGCGTCTCGTACTACGCCCTCGGCTATATCGTCGGCTCGACCGCGCTTCGATCCTCGATTGCGGTCGTGATCGCGCTCACCGTGATGATGTTCGACCGTGCGCTGTTTCAGTCAGACTGGTTCGTGCAAGGCGCGTTCTGGCTGGACGACGATCAGTCGAAAAAGGTCGGGGAGGGGCTGAGGCGTTCGGTTTGGCAGTTCGTCCGCATCACGGCGCGCCTCGCCATCTCGCTCGGACTGGCCTGGGTCATCGCTCTGTTTCTCGAGCTCGCGCTATTCTCCGACGCCATCTCCCAGAAGATCGATCGGGATCGGGTCGCGGGCAATCGTCCGATCTACGAGCAGATCGACAAATATGCGTCGGGGCTGGATCGCGAGATCGCGGAAAGTCGCGCTCAATTGACCGCCATCGAACAGCATCAGCGGGAGCTGCTGGCGCAGGCGCCGCTTCCCTCCGATAGTCCAGCCGCTGCGGACCCCGAGGCCGACCGCGAATTGAAGGCGCTGGCTGAACGCGAAGCCACCGTCCGCGGTGAGGTCAGGGAGCTGGAAGCGACGATCAGGGATCAGTCTCTCGATATGAGCGCGGAGCAGTTCGGAGAGAAGCTGCGCCCGACGAATAGCGGGCGGGCCGGCGCCGGAAGACGCTATGAACTCGCCAAGAAGCAGAAGGAAGCTGCCGAGACGCTGCTGCAGTCGCGCCAGGCTGAGCTGTCCGACATCGTTGCGCGGCGCGAGCGCGTGAAGAACGACGCGGCCGCGCGGCTGGCGGCGGACATCGCGCAACGCGACGATCAGAAGCAGGACTTCGCCGCAAAACGCGTAGCGATCCAGAAGCAGGTCGACACCGCGCGCGCCAACCTGCAGCTGCTGGAAAGCCAGCGCGAGGCCAAGGTTCAGCGCTATCGCGAACGCACTCTGGAAGGCGCGTTCGTCCAGCAGAGGAAGGACAGCAACGATCCGCTGGTGCGGCTGACCGCCTATCAGGCCTTGAAGAGCGATCCGCAGGAAGGCCAGGCGATCACCCTGTTCTCGTGGATGATCCGGCTGTTTGTGGTGTTTCTCGAAATCGTGCCGGTGGTCACCAAGATCTTCTTCTCGCCGCCGAGCATGTATGCGATCAACGTCCAGTCGCAGCTTAAGTCTGCGCGGGTCGCCGCACGGTCGATGACGTGGAAGCTGGCTGAGGACGAGCCGGAGCACGATCGGAAGATGCCGGAGCCTGTCGCGCCGATCGAGCCGGCTCATGCCGACGACCGTGTGACCCCGATATTCCCGAGGTTCGAGCCACCCGAGACGGTCCGCGCGCCATCGAATCCAACGGCAAGACGACGATGGGGCCTGCCTGTACGGAAAGCCAAGGAAGAATATCCGGCGCCCACCAACGACCAGGCGATCGTTGCGACGATCCCGGTGCCCGCAGACATCAACGACAAGACCGAGGCCCAGCTGGCGGATGAGGTTTCAGGTGCGCCAGTGGCCGCGGTGGAGCGCGTGCCCTCGGTGGAGGAAACCGTCCCCGCCAGCCCGCCCGAGGAGGCCGAGCGCGTGGTGGTGGTTTACAACGGCGGCGGTATGCGTGACGTCGGTCCTGGCTCGCACGCGCCGGCGGAGACCGAGATCGCCACGCCGCGTCGCGCCTGA